From one Streptomyces sp. NBC_01478 genomic stretch:
- a CDS encoding carbohydrate ABC transporter permease, with translation MKSRTGKRRYTVIGVLLTAVMLFPVYWMINVSLTPQQDMRKSPPDLLPLHPTFEGYRAVLNDQMPYLGTSLLIGLGTVALTLVLAAPAGFALAKLRPLGGGTLGLALLVAQMIPGIVMAMGFYGIFLDLGLLNSWWGLIIADSTIAVPFGVMIFTAFMSGIPGELISAARIDGAGTWRTFRSVVLPVSRNAVVTVALFSFLWAWSDFVFANTLDGGGTWRPITLGIYKYIGNNNQEWNAIMATAVVASIPAAVLLVLAQRYVAAGVTAGAVKD, from the coding sequence ATGAAGTCCCGTACGGGAAAGCGCCGTTACACCGTCATCGGCGTCCTGCTGACCGCCGTGATGCTGTTCCCGGTGTACTGGATGATCAACGTGTCACTCACCCCGCAGCAGGACATGCGCAAGAGCCCACCCGATCTGCTGCCCCTGCACCCCACCTTCGAGGGCTACCGGGCCGTCCTGAACGACCAGATGCCCTACCTCGGCACCAGCCTGCTCATCGGCCTGGGCACGGTCGCCCTCACCCTGGTCCTCGCCGCCCCGGCCGGCTTCGCCCTGGCCAAACTGCGCCCGCTGGGCGGCGGAACCCTCGGACTCGCCCTGCTGGTCGCCCAGATGATCCCCGGCATCGTCATGGCCATGGGCTTCTACGGCATCTTCCTCGACCTCGGCCTGCTCAACTCCTGGTGGGGGCTGATCATCGCGGACTCCACCATCGCCGTGCCGTTCGGCGTGATGATCTTCACGGCCTTCATGTCGGGCATCCCCGGCGAGCTGATCTCCGCGGCCCGTATCGACGGCGCCGGCACGTGGCGCACCTTCCGGTCCGTCGTGCTGCCGGTCAGCCGCAACGCGGTCGTCACCGTGGCGCTCTTCAGCTTCCTCTGGGCCTGGTCCGACTTCGTCTTCGCCAACACCCTTGACGGCGGCGGCACTTGGCGGCCGATCACCCTCGGCATCTACAAGTACATCGGCAACAACAACCAGGAGTGGAACGCGATCATGGCCACCGCCGTCGTCGCGTCGATCCCGGCGGCCGTCCTCCTCGTCCTTGCCCAGCGTTATGTGGCCGCGGGCGTGACCGCAGGCGCGGTCAAGGACTGA